Genomic DNA from Rana temporaria chromosome 1, aRanTem1.1, whole genome shotgun sequence:
GTATTCAACCAAATGACAAAACCTTGCTAACAGAGCTAAAGAACCaagaaaataaagtgaaaaagcgGGTTTCCTTTGCAGACAGTAGAGGGTTAGCCCTTACTATGGTAAAAGTCTATTCGGAGCTGGATGACCCCCTGGAGATTCCCTTTAACATCACAGAACTGATTGACAACATAGTCAACTTGACCACTTTAGAGAAGGCACACCTGGTTTTGGACTTTGAACAACCTGCTGCAGATTACCTGGACTTCAGGAACCGCCTCAAGGCAGACAGTGTTTGTCTTGAAAATTGTACGCTCAAAGAGCGGGCCCTTGTTGGCACTATAAAGGTCAAGAATCTTGCCTTTGAGAAAAGCGTCAAATTAAGAATGACATGCAATTCATGGCAGAGCTTTACGGACCACGAATGCCACTATGTTAAAGACACTTATGCAGGGACTGATAAGGACACATTCTCATTTGATCTTATTCTTCCAGATGATATTAAGCATCAAGGGAGGATAGAATTTGCAGTCTGTTTTGAATGCAATGACAAAATCTACTGGGATAGTAATAAAGGACAAAATTACAGTATTGTTCGGTCTGACTTTCAAAACCGCTACTGTGAACCTGATTATAAATTTTCTTTGGATCAGTTTGGGAGTCCCAGGTGCTCTTATGGTATATTTCCGGAGTGGTCTAGCTACTCTGGGTTTGATAAACATGGGCCCTACTACTAATGAAGTATGAAGAACTGTTACGCCAATTCCAAACATTGTAGACTTGGTATATGGTGGGAATTCGCACATGATGAACTCAACCAGATTTCAGGACATATACTAGATTACAGTGAAATTGTAAATTGATGACTGACATCCCTTAAAATGTCCAAAGTAGCACATTCTTTAAAATGAATGGCGTCAAAACAGGAAGATGCTGCTAAACTTTTACCTTCCTAATGCTGCTTTAGTTCTGTTCTACATAAACCTTCATCTTCTGGTTTTCTTTCCTTAAATAATGTCCTATGCATCTAATGCAGTACCTGTGGTGTCCTAGTGAAGCTGTGTTCTAGCATAGATTCTTGGAAGAAATGTGTACATGGCTCCTATTTGTTTGTTCCCTGCTGGTTCTTCTCAGGTAAAATGTGTCAAGTCAGCTAGAACCAAGGTATCTAATTTCATTAGCACCATCTTGCCCTGTGCACCTGCATCTGTTTAAAAGGTCACATCTGGTGGTGTTTTGCACAAGTCCTGTACATTGTACGCCTCTCATAGGTTTCACAtgactattagttttttttttagttttttttgataAACCACTTTATGTGCTGTTACTCCAAATCCATCAtgtcaaactttttttaaaaaaagtcactAAATGTGTGCCTTTAAACTGTACACTTTGATCAT
This window encodes:
- the PPP1R3B gene encoding protein phosphatase 1 regulatory subunit 3B isoform X1; its protein translation is MPWLTSQMSSTSVLDLFPYKTTMAVDIAMKFYLGSAALKRDHLQYRISPKMNKPLRPCIQPNDKTLLTELKNQENKVKKRVSFADSRGLALTMVKVYSELDDPLEIPFNITELIDNIVNLTTLEKAHLVLDFEQPAADYLDFRNRLKADSVCLENCTLKERALVGTIKVKNLAFEKSVKLRMTCNSWQSFTDHECHYVKDTYAGTDKDTFSFDLILPDDIKHQGRIEFAVCFECNDKIYWDSNKGQNYSIVRSDFQNRYCEPDYKFSLDQFGSPRCSYGIFPEWSSYSGFDKHGPYY
- the PPP1R3B gene encoding protein phosphatase 1 regulatory subunit 3B isoform X2; translation: MAVDIAMKFYLGSAALKRDHLQYRISPKMNKPLRPCIQPNDKTLLTELKNQENKVKKRVSFADSRGLALTMVKVYSELDDPLEIPFNITELIDNIVNLTTLEKAHLVLDFEQPAADYLDFRNRLKADSVCLENCTLKERALVGTIKVKNLAFEKSVKLRMTCNSWQSFTDHECHYVKDTYAGTDKDTFSFDLILPDDIKHQGRIEFAVCFECNDKIYWDSNKGQNYSIVRSDFQNRYCEPDYKFSLDQFGSPRCSYGIFPEWSSYSGFDKHGPYY